In Vigna unguiculata cultivar IT97K-499-35 chromosome 3, ASM411807v1, whole genome shotgun sequence, a single genomic region encodes these proteins:
- the LOC114178907 gene encoding polyadenylate-binding protein 8-like, with amino-acid sequence MAQVQVQPQNAMPGPNGAAAAAAGGNQFVTTSLYVGDLDPNVTDSQLYDLFNQLGQVVSVRVCRDLTSRRSLGYGYVNYSNPQDAARALDVLNFTPLNNKPIRIMYSHRDPSIRKSGAGNIFIKNLDRAIDHKALHDTFSTFGNILSCKVATDSSGQSKGYGFVQFDNEESAQKAIEKLNGMLLNDKQVYVGPFLRKQERESAIDKAKFNNVFVKNLADSTSDDELKTIFGEFGTITSAVVMRDGDGKSKCFGFVNFENADDAARAVEALNGKKFEDKEWYVGKAQKKSERENELKQRFEQSMKEAADKYQGANLYVKNLDDSISDDKLKELFSPFGTITSCKVMRDPNGVSRGSGFVAFSTPEEASRALAEMNGKMVVSKPLYVTLAQRKEDRRARLQAQFAQMRPVGMPPSVGPRVPMYPPGAPGIGQQIFYGQGPPAIIPSQPGFGYQQQLVPGMRPGAAPVPNFFVPMVQQGQQGQRPGGRRAVQQSQQPVPMMPQQMLPRGRVYRYPPGRGIPDVPMPGVAGGMFSVPYDVGGMPIRDASLSQQIPIGALASALANASPEQQRTMLGENLYPLVEQLEPDNAAKVTGMLLEMDQTEVLHLLESPEALKAKVAEAMDVLRNVAQQQQAGGAADQLASLSLNDNLVS; translated from the exons ATGGCTCAGGTTCAGGTTCAGCCTCAGAATGCGATGCCCGGTCCCAACggtgctgctgctgctgctgctggaGGAAACCAGTTCGTGACGACGTCGCTTTACGTCGGAGATCTCGACCCCAACGTCACGGACTCACAGCTGTATGACCTGTTCAATCAATTGGGCCAAGTCGTGTCTGTTAGGGTTTGCAGGGACTTGACCAGCCGAAGATCGCTCGGTTACGGCTATGTCAACTATAGCAACCCTCAAGatg CTGCCAGAGCATTAGATGTTCTGAATTTCACTCCTCTCAACAACAAGCCCATCCGTATTATGTATTCGCATCGTGATCCCAGTATCCGGAAAAGTGGGGCaggaaatatttttatcaag AATTTGGATAGGGCAATTGACCACAAGGCATTACATGATACCTTCTCTACATTTGGGAATATCCTTTCATGCAAGGTAGCAACGGATTCATCTGGGCAATCAAAAGGATATGGCTTTGTTCAGTTTGATAATGAGGAATCTGCCCAAAAAGCCATAGAGAAGCTGAATGGTATGCTGTTGAATGATAAGCAAGTGTATGTGGGACCCTTCCTTCGCAagcaagagagagagagtgcTATTGACAAGGCAAAATTCAATAATGTTTTTGTAAAGAATTTAGCAGATTCGACTAGTGATGATGAATTGAAGACAATTTTTGGTGAATTTGGAACTATTACTAGTGCTGTAGTGATGAGGGATGGAGATGGGAAATCAAAGTGCTTTGGGTTTGTGAATTTTGAGAATGCTGATGATGCTGCTAGGGCTGTTGAGGCTCTCAATGGCAAAAAATTTGAGGATAAGGAATGGTACGTTGGAAAAGCTCAGAAGAAATCTGAAAGGGAGAATGAGTTGAAACAACGATTTGAGCAGAGCATGAAAGAAGCTGCTGATAAATATCAAGGGGCAAACTTGTATGTCAAAAATTTGGATGATAGCATTAGTGATGATAAACTTAAGGAGCTGTTCTCCCCTTTTGGTACCATCACCTCTTGCAAG GTTATGAGGGACCCAAATGGCGTTAGTCGTGGATCAGGATTTGTTGCGTTCTCAACTCCTGAGGAGGCATCTAGAGCA CTCGCTGAGATGAATGGCAAAATGGTGGTTAGTAAACCTCTCTATGTGACTCTAGCCCAAAGGAAAGAAGATAGAAGAGCTAGACTGCAG GCTCAGTTTGCTCAAATGCGACCTGTTGGAATGCCACCATCTGTTGGTCCTCGTGTGCCAATGTATCCTCCAGGTGCTCCAGGTATTGGTCAACAAATATTTTACGGCCAAGGCCCTCCTGCTATCATTCCTTCTCAG CCCGGATTTGGTTATCAACAACAACTTGTGCCTGGTATGAGGCCAGGTGCAGCTCCTGTGCCAAATTTCTTTGTACCAATGGTTCAGCAGGGACAACAGGGTCAGCGCCCTGGTGGAAGGCGTGCAGTCCAACAGTCCCAGCAGCCAGTTCCAATGATGCCACAGCAG ATGCTTCCTAGGGGACGTGTCTATCGATATCCTCCTGGCAGGGGCATTCCTGATGTTCCTATGCCTGGGGTTGCTGggggtatgttttctgttccatATGATGTGGGTGGGATGCCAATTCGTGATGCATCACTCTCACAGCAAATTCCTATTGGGGCTTTGGCATCGGCTCTGGCTAATGCTTCTCCAGAGCAGCAGAGGACG ATGCTGGGTGAGAATCTTTACCCCCTTGTGGAGCAGTTAGAGCCTGATAATGCTGCAAAAGTCACAGGCATGCTTCTTGAGATGGACCAGACTGAAGTTCTGCATTTGCTGGAGTCACCAGAAGCGCTGAAAGCAAAGGTGGCTGAGGCGATGGATGTCCTAAGGAATGTTGCCCAGCAGCAGCAGGCTGGCGGTGCTGCTGATCAGCTGGCTTCTTTATCACTTAATGACAACCTTGTTTCTTAA
- the LOC114178959 gene encoding CBS domain-containing protein CBSX2, chloroplastic-like produces the protein MNSIHLINTLAAPLRSFSPPSLFPQCHYTIRSSAVPKRRRSSHSSGFRLASGPAVNSVPRENGTYTVADFMTKKQDLHVVKTTTTVDEALEALVNNRISGLPVIDDNWNLVGVVSDYDLLAIDSISGGPQSDANLFPNVDSSWKTFNELQKLLSKTNGQVVGDLMTPTPLVVHESTSLEEAARLLLETKYRRLPVVDDDGKLAGLITRGNIVKAALLSKRAGEW, from the exons atgaattcgATTCATTTGATAAACACTCTTGCTGCTCCGCTTCGTTCTTTTTCTCCTCCCTCCCTTTTTCCGCAATGCCATTATACTATCCGTTCCTCTGCTGTACCGAAACGGCGTCGTTCGTCTCATTCGTCTGGGTTCCGCCTTGCCTCGGGTCCAGCCGTGAATTCGGTTCCC CGTGAGAATGGAACCTATACCGTTGCTGATTTCATGACAAAGAAGCAAGATTTGCATGTTGTGAAAACCACCACCACCGTTGATGAAG CTCTGGAGGCTCTGGTAAACAACAGAATCAGTGGTCTTCCGGTAATTGATGATAACTGGAATTTG GTTGGAGTTGTTTCAGATTATGATTTATTAGCTATTGATTCGATATCAG GAGGTCCTCAGAGTGATGCAAACCTGTTCCCCAACGTCGATAGTTCTTGGAAA ACATTCAATGAGTTACAAAAGCTGCTTAGTAAGACTAATGGCCAAGTTGTTGGTGACTTGATGACACCAACTCCACTTGTTGTCCATGAATCGACAAGTCTGGAGGAAGCTGCTAG GCTGTTGCTTGAAACAAAATATCGCAGACTACCTGTGGTCGATGATGATGGAAAGCTG GCTGGACTTATTACAAGAGGAAATATTGTTAAGGCGGCTCTGCTATCAAAACGCGCGGGAGAGTGGTAA
- the LOC114179728 gene encoding abscisate beta-glucosyltransferase, which produces MKTLTPSVEMFFFPYVGGGHQIPMIDAARVFASHGASSTILATPSTTPLFQKSITRDQKSGLPISIHTLSADVPESDISVGPFLDTSALLEPLRQLLLQRRPHCIVVDMFHRWAGDVVYELGIPRILFNGIGCFALCVQKNLSHVAFESVSSDSEPFLVPNIPDRIEMTMSQLPPFLRNPSEIPERVKGMKQLEEKSFGTLINSFYELEPAYADLIKSKWGNKAWIVGPVSFCNRTKEDKTERGKPPTIDEQNCLNWLNSKKPSSVLYASFGSLARLPPEQLKEIAYGLEASDQSFIWVVGNILHHPSENKENGSGNWLPEGFEQRMKETGKGLVLRGWAPQLLILEHAAIRGFMTHCGWNSTLEGVSAGVPMITWPLTAEQFSNEKLITEVLKTGVQVGNKEWWPWNAEWKGLVGREKVELAVRKLMMESVEAEEMRRRAKNITGKAARAVEEGGTSYADVEALIQELQARTFANQG; this is translated from the coding sequence ATGAAAACCTTAACCCCTTCGGtggaaatgtttttttttccctACGTAGGGGGAGGCCATCAAATCCCAATGATAGACGCAGCAAGAGTGTTTGCATCTCACGGAGCCTCATCAACCATTCTAGCCACACCCTCCACCACCCCGCTCTTTCAAAAATCCATCACGCGCGACCAGAAATCCGGTCTTCCCATCTCCATTCACACTCTCTCCGCTGACGTACCAGAGTCAGACATCTCTGTCGGTCCCTTCCTGGACACCTCTGCCCTCCTCGAGCCACTGCGCCAGCTCCTCCTCCAACGCCGCCCGCATTGCATCGTCGTCGACATGTTCCATCGCTGGGCCGGCGACGTCGTTTACGAGCTCGGAATCCCCAGAATCCTCTTCAACGGCATCGGGTGCTTCGCTCTCTGCGTCCAGAAGAACTTAAGCCATGTCGCTTTTGAGAGTGTGAGTTCAGACTCCGAGCCTTTCCTCGTTCCTAACATTCCCGACAGAATCGAAATGACGATGTCTCAGCTTCCTCCTTTTCTGAGAAACCCGTCCGAGATTCCTGAAAGGGTGAAGGGCATGAAGCAATTAGAGGAGAAGAGTTTCGGCACTCTTATCAACAGTTTCTACGAATTGGAACCAGCTTATGCTGATCTGATAAAAAGCAAGTGGGGAAATAAAGCATGGATTGTAGGACCAGTGTCCTTTTGCAACAGGACCAAAGAGGATAAAACCGAAAGAGGGAAGCCACCCACTATCGATGAACAAAATTGCCTGAATTGGTTAAACTCTAAGAAACCCAGTTCTGTTCTTTATGCCAGCTTTGGAAGCCTGGCTCGGTTGCCCCCTGAGCAGTTGAAGGAGATTGCTTACGGCCTTGAAGCTTCTGATCAATCGTTCATTTGGGTTGTGGGGAACATTCTCCACCACCCAtcagaaaacaaagaaaacggCAGTGGGAACTGGCTTCCGGAAGGGTTCGAGCAGAGGATGAAGGAAACGGGTAAAGGGTTGGTGCTTAGAGGGTGGGCTCCGCAGTTGTTGATTCTGGAGCACGCTGCGATCAGAGGCTTTATGACTCATTGCGGATGGAACTCGACTCTGGAAGGTGTGAGTGCGGGAGTGCCCATGATCACGTGGCCTCTGACGGCGGAGCAATTTTCGAATGAGAAGTTGATAACGGAGGTTCTGAAGACTGGAGTCCAAGTGGGGAACAAGGAGTGGTGGCCGTGGAATGCAGAATGGAAAGGTTTGGTGGGAAGAGAGAAGGTGGAGCTGGCAGTGAGGAAGCTGATGATGGAGAGCGTTGAGGCAGAGGAAATGAGAAGGCGAGCGAAAAACATTACAGGAAAAGCTGCAAGAGCTGTGGAAGAAGGTGGAACTTCTTACGCCGATGTTGAGGCCTTAATTCAGGAACTTCAAGCTCGCACATTCGCAAACCAGGGCtaa